Within Mustelus asterias unplaced genomic scaffold, sMusAst1.hap1.1 HAP1_SCAFFOLD_342, whole genome shotgun sequence, the genomic segment tgaatcccttcccacactcgaagCAGGTGAActttttctccccagtgtgactgagcCAATGACTTTCCAGGCCAGACGgggatttgaatcccttcccacaatccctgcatttccacggtttcttccTGGATTGACTGCATTTGTGTTTcaacaggtcagatgattggctgaagcctcgtccacacagagagcacgtgtacggtttctccccatTGTAAATGGTGCttgttccttccatgttcaaaatcaaaTGATATTCAAGTTACGATAAATTGGAAAACTCCACCAGATTGTGATGTGATGTTTCGTTTCAGTTTcccgactgcaaatcctcctcttctaaaatgCTGTGTAACTGtttcaaaacagaaaaaaatggagtgagagagaacccacaaaaacacaaaggcagtttgtgaaattgagctgaatgaatctggtcatttgcgGGGCCGGCTCCAGGGAAAAGTGACCATTAAAACTGGTGGAttctcataaaaacccaactggttcactaatgtccttcgggaaggaaacctgccacccagtCTGGGTCGACACAGATTCTGTCCACAAATTTCTAAACTGTCCCTGAACACCAAGGTCTGGGTCATTTGTATACATTAGGAAGAGCTGGGTGTTAACACCAGCTCCTGAGGAACTcccaaacatccattaaccagtaTTTTGTGTGTTTCCTGTCCCCCAGACAATTTTGTGTCAAtgctgctgctgtcccttttattccacgagTCATACCTGTGCTCCGATGTCTGCTGTGCAGCAATTTATCTGatgctttttggaagtccatgttcaCCACATTAACAGCATTATCCTCAACAACGGGATCTGTGACCTCATCAAAATATTTAACCAGGTTCGATAAACACCATTTCCTCTGAACACTGTCCTTCTTAACCCACATTTACTCAGGTGACTAGTAAATAtgtcctgaattattgtttcAGGAATCTTCCCTATCACTAGCATTGAACTGACTGACCTGTAGTTTCTGGGATTATCTTTTGAGCAGTtattgactaatccacctaacctgcacatctttggaccacgggaagaaatccatgcagacacggagaacgtgcaaactccacacagacaatcgcccgcggctggaatcgaaccctggtctttGGCgctctgtggcagcagtgctaaccactgtgcagccccaaAACGTTTTCCATGTTCCAATTTCCAATTGCTGTATCCTGTAAATAGAGTTTCCAAAAAGATCATCACTGTTAAACCAGGACATAAATTCAGAAGAGACAAACCATTCCTTGATTTGAATTTTCTGTGTGTAAATCCCCCACTTCTaaccaaataaaagcaaattactgcgtctGTTTGAatgaggaaccaaaagagaaaatgctggaaaatctcagcaggtctggcagcatccctaAGGAGAGATGCAGATGGTCTGTTAGCCTTTATTCCCCAGGGATGCAGTTTCCGAGTGAGGAAAGCTTTCTGAAATTGTATCCAGTTTTGGTGAAACCACATGTGGAACACTGCAGAGTTTGGGTCTCCTTACCCAGAGAATTGCCCCAGAGGACGAGTAACAAACGTTCACCAGACtgcttcctgggatgacaggactgtgcaatgaggagagattgagcagaactGGTCTTTACTCTCTGACCTGATCGTAACCTCAAATCTTCATCCTGCtgacctccaataacctttcacctcctttcttaccaagaatctatccacctttgcttaaaatattcaaacactcttcttccaccaccttttcagggagagagttccaaagactcacgacacttggagaaaaattctcctcatctctacttTAAATGGGTgatgctttattttttaaaacggtgacccctagttctggattatcccacaagaggaaacatcctctctacctcCATCCTGTCAAGGCCTTGCAGGAACAAGTCGCCatttactcttctgaactccagcggatacactcctagcctgtccaaccttgccTCGTAACACAACCCATCAATTTCaggcattgtaagaagtctcacaacaccaggttaaagtccaattggtttatttggaatcacgagctttcggagcgctgctccttcgtcaggtgcggAAGGATTccaaattccaaataaacctgttggtctttaacctggtgttgtgagacttcttactgtgcccaccccagtccaacgccggcatcaccgcATTATTTCAGGTATTGGTCTGGtaaacttctctgaactgtctccagcacacttacacccttccttaaacaaggtgaccaatactgtacatagtactccagacgtggtctcactagtgacctgtacaactgaagcataacctccctagttCTGTATTTAATTCCCTTCacaatgaatgataacattctattagtgtTCCTAATTACTGATTTACTTGcatattagccttttgtgatttatgtactagaacacccagatccctctgaatctctgagctctgcaatctctcaccgtttagacaaaatgcttctttttcattcttcctgccgaaatggacaatttcacatttgcccacattctactccatttaccagatattttcccactcacttaacctttctgTCTTTTTGAACCCTCCGTATGTCCtcgtcacaacttactttcccacctatctttgtgtcatcggcaaatttgccaACCAGCCCTTCATCCAGTCATTTCTATAAATCTTTGATTCCTTGCCCCAAATTTGTTTCCCTGTCTACTATTTAGTTTTAAAatgctttccccagtactggtgtcagtgccccatgaaccagaacccacctcccacaccaatctttgagtcaCTCATTCATCTCTCTGATCTGATTTGTCCTAAGACAATTAGTAAGTAGTTAAGGTAATTATCCAGATTATGAACTTTGAGAtcctgcttcttaatttggtacCTAGGTCCTCATACTAGCCATGTAAAACCTCCTTCTTTGTCCTGcctgtgtcattggtacctacatggaccacaatgACTGGGTCCTCCCCCGTGCAGCTGTTTTTGAGCTGCAGATCCGACACAATACTGTAAGTTCCTCTTCAGacctgagcagatgtcctgaaccctggcacaagccaacacagccatctggactcatgctctttgctgcagagaacagtgtgaATCCCTCTGATTACACCATCCCATACTACCCCTACATTCCCTTTTTCTCCTccaacttgaatggcttcctgtaccacggtgccaaggtcagtttgctcatccaccctgcagcatAAACAAGCTGAAAAAACTGCAATCCGGTTGGACAATTGTGAAGGCTGAGGCTCCTGCCACCTGaatccccttacctgcctcactcacagtcatcctcctgtccctgatcaCTGACCAAATCAGTAGGTCCTGTCCTAAGAGGTGTGACTGCTTCCTGGTGTAAAGAATCCAGGTAatgttccccctccctgatgcatcgcagtgtctgtagttcagcctccagctcataaACTCTAACCGGAGCTGCTTGAACTtcaaacacttactgcagatgtgtttgccctcgatcaaactgacacccaggagctcccacacgctgcagctgtgacacatcacctgtcctcCCATCTTTAATGTGTGCGAAAAaagtatttaattattttatccaatgatgtattttacttttgattttatatattttattaaccttaccaGCAGTTGCTATACGATTTTGATCCTTAGACATCGAATAAACTTTAGTCACTTTGCAGATACTCAGCAAATAGCTCGCCGCTCTTTCTCCTGTAGAAGAGGAAGATCACTTCCCAAAGGCTGAGAATATTAGAAAGCAAAAGGGTACCTCGTTCCCTTCCTTCCCTAAGTCCCTTAATCACCCAACTCTTAGCACACTGTTCTAAGCTGCATTCAAGTGATGCCAGTTCagagctgtttctgagctgcagattcaatacaatactcacttgcagacatggacatcaaggcctgtatgggtctccaggccatcatgcacaccatcatgatagggaggatggagatggtgttgccagccatgtacatgatgaacagattcatgggcagctgtttcaatgggcccaaggtgatgaaaacagaaagtgagcaGGGTATCAGTAAAGGGGGCCGGTTTGGGGAGGCCATATGCTGATCTTATACACAGGTCTGGAAGTAACAATTAACTCAATAAGTCCCTTTATCAAACAGGCTGCTGTGGTTCACCAAGGCACTTCACCACTGTGGACAAACCAGGGGCGTTGTCAGCCACACACTAAAGACACATTCAAATCTAACTTACCTTCTCAACTCGGATCCGGTCTGTTTCTTGGACGCGGATGTCCGGTAGCTGTTTGTCCGAATATGCGACTGGGTACATGGAGTCTCTCTGGCCACACTGTTGATCACGGCTCCtgtgagaaacagaaaacacaaattggtcaccctttcaagaccttgtttaaagagggagtctctctgttgagGACCCCAACGTGGTGACAATAGTGCCAGCATGAACTAAAGCTTGGGCAAACCTCAGACACACACTGCCGTTGCGTGTACCAAACTGCCAGGGGAATGGAGGGCTGCAGAAGTGGATTAGTGTCAATCAGGGTGCCAATCCACTTGCCCTCCATTGAGGAACAAAGCGACAAATCACCACATGTACCAAATtgtatcttgaaaacaaacactgcgggacattgagagagatccAGTTCAGCACCCGGCCCTGGAAACCAGCAATcgttcctccaaccaccaccgcagttggcacctgatcaggtggaggggctgaaaccaaaagggcatctcagggtcatgacctgggaaaagatgccaagtggggtctgagtggtttctgggggatttgaggggctgctttgtgctgagggGCTCGGTGAGGGGTAAAAGACGCGTGAAAAACCCGGGGTTGGGAAGTTTTGGGTTGGTTCCACATCCCCGGGTCAGTGTGCGGTGGCGTCCCCTCGGGAGAGGCGGGCTGACCCGGCTTGCCGCTTACTCGAGCCCCCGGCTCCCCGCGCGGCCTCCACAGCTGCTGCTGCCGCTCAGGTTAAACTCGAGGGTCCACTTGTGCCAGCGCGCGCGGTTGGCAAGCCCCGCCCCTGCTGCCATGGCAACGCCGGCGACAGTTAACCGCTTTCAAATCTGATTCCGATCCGAAGAAGAAGCCGCGCGCTTCCGTCAACAAACCACAACCGCAGCAATGCGCATGTGCGGTCCCAACCTCCTCAGCCCATTGCCCCGCCCCCACATCGCAGCCATCTTTGTTAGGGGCACATCGGCTCCGACACTTCACCTTGTCAAACGGAGCACGTCTGCCCCGCACAAAGATGGACGTCACTTAACCTCAGAGGTATTTACATCGCTTTTTTCGCCTCAAAAAACGTGTAACACAGTATAAAACGTCAATAAAACCTAAAGGACCTTGCCTCCTCAATCAGCAATCAAAATCATAAATATCTATTGTAAtgggtttctccacagatgctgccagtccagcattttcagtttaaatttcacaattccaacatccgcagtattttaattttatttccttTCTATTCTGCCTCTAATGTAACTGGATATCATGAGTAAAGCTGCCACCAGGCTGATCCTTCagtgtggcacagtcgttagcattgctgcctcacagcgtcaagaacctgggtttgattcccatccttggatcattgtctgtgcagagtttgcacgttctatgtgggtttcttctgggtgctccagtttcctcccatacgccATCCTTTTCTTCACATGAGAATCCAGTATTTTGTCCTGAATGAATTTTGAGGCCCAAGTCAGAGCGAATAAGTAAAAGcaaaaaactgtggatgctggaatctgaaacaaaaacaggaaatgctggaaaatcccagcaggtgtgacagcatctgtggagagagaatagagccaagagaGCCAGCGAATAAATAACCCTATCAGGTACCAGATTCACGTAGAATTCAGCAAGAAATTCTGCAAACGTCCTTCaaactgaacaggaaacattgCCATTCAAGTTTTAGCCTGGTTTCGGAACGGGGACCTTTCACATGCTAGGtaaatgtgataaccactacactgcaGAAGCTGTTGACAGCACAGGGCAGCCAATCGGCCTGTCGGCAATGTTCAACTCTGCTATGTTACTGCAGGTTCCAATagttagactgagagcccatgccaCTTAATACAAGAAGACAACTTTTACTTTCAACCTGATGTCTCAACTTATATTGAACTTCAAAATTTAAAAGTGTCCGTCTGGCAAATGTCTAAAGGAGCAATTATTTCTGctcaattatagaatccctaaagtgcagaaagaggccagtcagtccatcgagtctgcaccgacaacaatcccaaccagatcctatccgcataaccctatatatttgcactgctaatcccatgacaccaaggggcaattcagcatggccaatccacctaacctgcacatttgagGAAACGTACACAGAGACGGGGACAATATGCAGATGccacacagatttccttcccaaggctggaatcgaacctgggtccctgacaccatgaagcagcagtgctaaccactgtgccaaattcaTCATTCTCAGTCTATATTACTCGGTATTTGTTTCATTATTCAACATTTAAtatcaatacatttatttaacaTAGATGTCATCATTCTGAATTGCATATCTCTGAACTATATCACATTGAATTGCAAATGTGACTGACCAACAATACAGATCGAGTCACTGGGTAACACACAtcccatggtgcttatttgagatTGAGTCAGtctttaaacaaaatcaaatatctttaatGGGAAGAGATTTAGAAATGATCagttagttatacttgatccttctttattctgggtgtgaaacattctggcacttaaatcccatgggcggcacggtagcacagtggtgagcactgctgcttcacagctccagggtcccaggttcgattcccggctcgggtcactgtctgtgtggagtttgcacattctcctcgtgtctgcgtgggtttcctccgggtgctctggtttcctcccacagtccaaagatgtgtgggttaggttgattggccaggttaaaaattgccccttagagtcctgggatgcgtaggttagagggattagcgggtaaatatgtgggggtagggcctgggtgggattgtggtcggtgcagactcgatgggccgaatggcctccttctgcactgtagggattctatgaatttatctACAGGAGAGTCCAGCAGATCcgcactgattctcgatttcctcatctgccaagtgtttttttctatttctctattgtgaagaccgatttttaaaaaaagattgttcTGCGCaatgtgcgtcatttcctctagttcagttacagtatCACCTTTGagtctgtctttatgagcacacaatactattagacatgtttcaggtggtaattaactatgttagtctgcacctacaaattctgttgtggactgaacAAATTGCTAATATGTGCACGGTGTCAAAATGCAAACATTTATTTCCTTGTTGCGTTTTAAAATATCGCATTCCTGATTTTCCTGAAAGCATTTGTACCGAGATCAGAGCAAAGAtaatagctggaattttaccgttggcctcgggtgggattttatgagccttgcgAGAGCGATGCTGTAAAATACTGGTCAATGTCTGTAACATCGAGAtttggataatgttcagcaaataACTGAAATCATGCAGACTTCCCTCACCCTAACGGGTAAAGTTTCATTAATGTTTCTGCCCGGTTTTGAACCTTCGTGTGTTAGGCAAATGGGATAATCACAACATTACAAAAACTGCCAACAGCGCCAGGCCTACAATcgacctgtctgcaatgttcagctTTGCTGTGTTGCTGCTGGTTTTCATGGCGAGACTAAGAGCCCATGTCACTTCAGATGtgacagagctctgacgaagggtcatctcgacttgaaacattggctctattctctccccacagatgctgtcagatctgctgagattttccagcattttctgtttttgtttcagattacagcatcaacaatattttgcttttaaaataaatggaaattggtGAAATGGGTGAAGGtgaaggggagagttcatgctcgtgaattgtcagagatggaccttcacatggtccatctctgagacTTCTCTTCCCCCTCCTTGACATTTCTGACTCCAtttctggtagtcatgatgtggagatgccggcgttggactggcgtaggtacagtaagaagtctcacaacaccaggttaaggtctgagtgactcacctgatgaaggagcagtgccccaaaagctcgtgataccaaataaacctgttggactttaacctggtgttctgagactcttTACTGTGTCAATTTCTGGTGATAATATCACTGGTATCTATTACAAGCACACCGACACCtacaactaccttgactacagttCTTCACACCCCATATCCTTAAAGGACTCCAtctcattctctcagttccttcacctccGCCACATCTGTCCTGATAATGCCATTTTCCAAAATAGTGTTGCCCATgtctttcttttgccaattgtggTTTTTCACCTACTGTGGTTGACAGGACACTTGACCATGACCGACCCATTCCCCAGGCCACTGCTgttaccccctcctctccctcccagaaccagaatAGGCTTCCccatgtcctcacttttcaccccaccagcctccgcattcaaaggatcatcctctgccatttctgccaactccagcatgatgccactactcatcacaccttcccctcaccccttctcccccccccccccccccccgccacctccacccTCCTCAGCAAGAACTCACAAGGACCGttctctctgggacaccctggtccattcctccatcacacccaccaTCTCACCCCCTGTCCATGGAGCCTTCccatcttcccatgcaatcgttgaaggtgcaacacctacccttttacctcctccctgctcactgtcccagGTCCCAAACAccatttcaggtgaagcagcgtttcACAGAcatctccttcaatctggtctattgcattcgctgctcccaatgtggtcgactccacactggagagaccaaatgcagactgggtgtctGTTTTGCTGAACACCATCCACAAGCaaaacccagaccttcctgtcagttcaacacaccaccctactctcctgtccacatgtcggtccttgcaatgttctagtgaaccccgaTGCAAACTggtggaacagcacctcatcttccaattggacactttacagcctgaACATTTACAGGactgaacattgaattcaacattcACAGCGTGAACTCTCTCCTTCACCTACActccatttatttcatttaattCTGATTCTTCTTTTtgtcttattcatccattttatcatccttctttctcacttccatgttTCCAGTTCTCCATTCTTGCTTTCTGCCTTGTCCACCCCTACCCGCCATTCAGCGCAACTGTTTCTGCCTTGTCCACCCCCtaaccactccccctccccccacccacccacattcagggcaactgccttaaACATCTGTActactgttctgccattcacatatTCTGATCGCTTCATGGACACTTTTAACACCTCTCCCAGCTCTCTTCATACATAAAAAGCAAattgttgcagatgctggaatctgaaaccaaaagagaaaatgctggaaaatctcagcaggtctggcagcatctgtgaggagagaaaagagctgatgtttcgagtccagatgaccctttgtcaaagctggcagGGTCTTCATCCTCATTCatcctctctcccccctgtctGTTAGACATGCACACGCTCCACTTTCTGgtgaacacacactgactctctgctTCAAGCTTTACTCTTTGTACCAATTCACACTCTGACTCCTTTTACAATTACTCATTGTTCCCAAtaggctccattccctctgactccatccccctgaactcagagcatcaccccagggatccttcctccctgctccatccccctgaacatcatcccagggaccctctctccctgctccattccctctgactccatccccctgaactcactgagcatcaccccagggatcctctctccctgctccattccctctgactccatccccctgaactcactgagcatcaccccagggatccttcccccctgctccatccccctgaacatcaccccagggatccttcccccctgctccattccctctgactccatccccctgaactcactgagcatcaccccagggacccttcccccctgctccattccctctgactccatccccctgaactcactgagcatcaccccagggatccttcccccctgctccattccctctgactccatccccctgaactcactgagcatcaccccagggacccttcccccctgctccattccctctgactccatccccctgaactcactgaacatcCCCCCAGGGATCCTtcccccctgccccattccctctgactccatccccctgaactcactgagcatcaccccagggatcctctctcccggctccattccctctgccagcattcccctgaactcactgaacagAAGGAGCAATCCCAGAGTAACTGTTGGGAATGGAGACAGGGAATGTTCCAGGTTTGTGTATTTTTAGTTATCCTGGtgtcagaacacacacacacatcaataaaagAGGGCATTCCTGCAAACACACTGCAGCTCCTCATGTCTGTTGTATAATTGtcccaggctcctgtgaattccTTCAACTAGTATGtaatgtagacttgaattgatttattttaaaacggtttattttaaacatattaacACAGGCCTGAAAGTTGTAGACTCAGGACTgtcacacaaatgctctcaatctgatggtgtggtggtattgtcactgggctagtcacccagagtccgagggtaatgctctggggagccagcttccaatcacaccacagcaaatggtgaaatctgaattcaatgaaaatctggaattaaaggtctagcgatgaccatgaacccattgctgttcaaacccatttggttcaccgatgttcactgatgccctttagggaaggaatttatacgactccagaataagaccagaggatgctggaaaaactcagcaggtctggcagcatctgtaagtctttcatgtggCTCCAGGtccacacaatgtggttgactctggaatggtccagcaagcaagccactcagttcaagggcagttagggataagcCACAagcaatgaattaaaaataatcttCACAAAATGTTGACCAGtcattttcagtctggaaatttaaacctgctgtttcaggaacagatcccagattTAAACCAATCGTTGATTTAACAGCACACTGCCAGCATTCACCGCTGTTCTTCCCAACTCtaaaacacagttgtaaaggagtcTTTGTTCCATgtcttagaatcctacaatgcagaaggaggccattcggtccatcgaatctgcactgaccacaatcccacccaggccctatccccataacgccatgaatTTATCTTGGCTAgtgccccgacactaaggggcaatttatcacggccaattcacctaaccctcacatctttggactgtgggaggaaaccggagcacccggaggaaacccacgtagacacggggaaaatgtgcaaactccacacagacagtgacccaagctggaaattgaacccgggtccctggcgctgtgaggcagcagtgctaaccactaaagctctgaaccatggaagagagtggttgggatacatttcttacacacctcaggaaTATCCCACACATTTTGTCTtgaatgtgattaacagcagcaataactgcAGAATGCAGCTCCTGAAGACACATGAACTCATTGAGGTGTTAGTAGATGaggtaggcagcacggtggcacagtggttagcactgctgcctcacagcaccagcgaccagggttcaattccgacctcaggggaCTGTCTTTGTCGAATTTgtccattctcccatgtctgcgtgggtttccttcgggtgctccggtttcccacagtccaaagatgagtaggtcggGTGGATTGACCACGGTAAAGACAGTTTGGCCCGGTGGGCttgtggaagggagggaagcagcagaaacagctgatcagattgtctcaagcttaatgacaaagaagctccatgaacTCCTCGCTTGt encodes:
- the LOC144486438 gene encoding ER membrane protein complex subunit 4-like; this translates as MAAGAGLANRARWHKWTLEFNLSGSSSCGGRAGSRGLESRDQQCGQRDSMYPVAYSDKQLPDIRVQETDRIRVEKDTAIGNWNMENVLGLHSG